CGACACGCGCATCGAAACCGAGGTGCCTCCCGCGACGCCCGAGGGCACCTACGACGTCGTCATCACCAACCCCGAGGGCTGCTCCACCACCCGCTCCCAGGCGCTCACCGTCACCTATCCGAAGCTGGGCCAGCTCACCCTGTCTCCCCGGAGTGGCCCCGCCAGCGGCGACACGGCCATCACGCTCATCAACGCCCCGTCCGGCAACGAGCGCCCGTTCTCGCCCGGCATCCAGGACGTGTACCTGGTCGCGCCGGTGAAGGCGGATCCCAGCCAGCGCGTGAACATCCCGCTGCGGGACGTGACGTACGTGAGCGGCTCCCAGCTCACCGCCACCGTGCCCACCTGCGCCGGGTTCGAGCCGCCCCCCGTCACGGATCCCCAGTGCCCCAACGGCATCGTGCCCGGTGGCCCCTACGCGCTCATCGTGGCGGACCCCAGCGGCGCGCTGGGCCAGGTGCCCGGGTCCGCGGGCTTCACCGTCTCCGCCCCCCTCCTCAACGACGCCCCCACCCCATGAACGCCTTCGCCCTGCTCGCGTTCGCGGCGCTGGCCGCCGCCCCGTCCCCGTCCCACAAGGACAAGGAAGGCCCCCTCTTCCTCGCGCCCAAGGTGGGCTTCATCAAGACCACCACGTCGCTTGGCGGGGACCTGTACCTCGCTGGCGAGGTGGGCTACCTCACGCCCCTGCTCCAGCGGCGGCTCGCGCTGGTGCTGGAGGTGAACTTCCACCGGCCCTCCACCACGGGGACGCTGCGCGGGCCCCAGTTGGACAACCTGGGCCAGGCCGTGGAGCGCCCCTACACGCTCGCCCAACGCGAGGTGGCCATCCAGCTGTCCGCCGTGTTCCGCCTTCCCCGGGGGCTGGGGCCGCTCACGCCGTACTTCGGCGCGGGCCCGGGCCTGTACCTGCACCGCGCGACGGTGGAGGTGTTCGACAGCACCGCGTCGGAGAGCGGCGGCGGGCTGGGCTTCCAGGCGCTCGCGGGCGTGGAGCTGCCGCTGGGCCCTGGCGGCGCGTTCGTGGAGGCGCACTACCACTTCGCCCCCGTGAACCTCCTCACCACCGGCGATGTGAACGTCGGGGGCGTGCTCGCGGCCCTGGGCTACCGGCTGCGGCTGTAGTCCCCCTGCCCGCGCCTCAGGCCCGGCCCACCGGCGGACGCAGCAGCCGCAGCAGGTGCTGGGCGAGCAGGTCCCGCACGGCCTGGAGCAGCGAGCCCATCAGGTGGTGCAGCGCCTCCGCCGTGTCGCCGTGCGCTTCCCGCACGCGCTCGGAGCGACCATCGAAGATGCGCAGCCGGCCGGGCACCAATGAGATGACCGGCAGCGACGGGTGCCGCTTGCGCAAGAGGCCCAGGAACAACGGGTGGTCCTCGTCCGGGCGGCGCAGGTCCACCACCACCAGGGCCGGCGTGTTCTCCGCGATGGAGGCGAAGGCGTCGTCCGGCTCGCCCGTGGCGGTCACCTCCACATCCGGCTCCGCGTCGAGGAAGCGCCGGAGGAGCGTGCGCGACGCCAGGTGCGGACTGACGACCAGGACCCGCATCAAGAGGTCCACGCCCGGAAGGACGCGTGGAGCCACCCGGCGAGCGGGGAGCGGGGAGCAGCGACGGGGCGGGTCCTGGGCATGAGCATGAAGCAGGTAACGCCCGGGGGCCCACCAAAGCAACCCGTCCCGTGCTCTGAAGGCACGCCATGCCGCCGGGCGGTCAATCGTCCGCGCCCGTGGCTTCTTCCGGGCAACCCGGCCACAGTGGCGCGGCGCCGTCCAACCCGCTACTTCCCTTCCCGCGGAGGTCCCCTCCCGGGTCGGCTCCCGCGCCCGTCCTTCGAACCCGCGAACCTGCGGCCCCCCACGAGCCCGTCATCGACTCCCTGCCCGCCCCCCTCATCGAGCTGCACTACGACAGCGGCACGCTGGTGGCCCCGACGCTGCCCGAGGACGCGCGCCTGCGGGAGCTGTTCCAGAAGGATGCGCGCACGGGCGTCTTCCGCGCGCCGGCACGCCACTACCGCGACGTCGTCATGCGCCTGCGCGAGTGCGGGCTGGCGTATGAGGACCGCGCGAAGCGCTTCGAGCCGGTGGAGCTGCCCCTTTCCGTCCCCATCGAGCCGTTCCCGCACCAGCGGGCGGCGCTGGACGCGTGGACACGCGCGGGGGGCCGCGGGCTCGTGGAGCTGCCCACCGGCGCGGGCAAGACGCTGCTCGCGGTGCTGGCCATCGCCTGGGTGAAGCGACCCACGCTGGTGGTGGTGCCCACGCTGGACCTGATGGCGCAGTGGCAGGGCGTGCTCGCGAAGTACTTCCCCGGCCCGGTGGGCATGGTGGGCGGCGGCGTCAACGACCGACAGGCGCTCACGGTGACGACGTATGACTCCGCCGCGATGCAGATGGAGTTCACCGGCAACCGCTTCGGCCTGCTCATCTGCGACGAGTGCCACCACCTGCCCGCGCCCAGCTACCGCTTCATCGCGGAGGGCACGCTCGCGCCCTACCGCCTGGGCCTCACCGCGACGCTCGCGCGCGCCGACGGTGGCGAGCGCGTGTGCGAGGAGCTGCTGGGCCCGCTGGTGCACCGCACCGGCATCGAGGAGCTCCAGGGCCAGTACCTGGCACCGTATGAGGTCCGCCGCGTCGAGGTGCCGCTGACGCCCGACGAGAAGACGCGCTACGACGAGGCGCGCGGCCGGTACCTCACCTTCGTGCGCAGGCTGGGCGTGCCCCTGGCGTCCCCGGAGGGCTGGGCGCGCTTCCTCGCGCAGAGCCAGCGCAGCGACGAGGGCCGCGCGGCCTACCAGGGCTACCGGGAGCAGCGCCGCATCGCGCTCACCTCCAGCGGCAAGCTGGACGCGCTGTGGCGCATCCTGCTGGAGCACCGCGAGGACCGCGTCATCGTCTTCACCGACGACAACGAGACGGTCTACACGCTGGCCCGGAGGCTGCTGCTGCCCGCGCTGACGCACCACACGCCGCTGCCGGAGCGCAAGGCGCTGCTGGCCGCGTTCGCCAGCGCGGAGCTCCCGGTGCTGCTCACCTCAAGGGTGCTCAACGAGGGCGTGGACGTGCCCGAGGCGCGCGTGGGCGTGGTGCTCAGCGGCAGCGGCAGCGTGCGCGAACACGTGCAGCGCCTGGGCCGCATCCTGCGGAAGCGGCCCGACAAGCGCGCCATCCTGTACGAAGTGTGCTCCGCGCAGACCGCGGAGAGCGGCATCAGCGAGCGCCGTCGCCAGCACCGCGCCTACCAGGAGGGCCCTCCGGATGCCGGCGCATGAGCGGCGCACCTCGCCCGGGTTTGGAGGCGGCCCGCCCCCGCCCTCTCACGGAGGCCCCGCATGCTGACGCGTGAACTGCTCGCCTCGCGGGTGCGCGAAGGCATCCTGCGCCCTTCCTTCATCAAGGCGCACGACCCGTCCCTCCAGGCGCTCGCGAAGGAGCTGCTCGCGGACGCGGAGGCCTTCCGGGGTCAGGCCCGCGACGACGTGGAGGAGGCCTTCGCGCTCAAGGCCGGCGCGTTCAGCCGCCCCAAGGTGGCGCGCGGGCTGGTGAAGCTGCTGATGGACCGGCTCCTCTTCGACGAGGCCGGCGAGGGCGCGCAGGAGGCGCGCTGGCGCACGCTGCTCGTGGGTGCGAAGGTGCTGCGCACGCTGCCCCCGGACACGACGCTGGAGGCCTACGAAGCGCGCCTCGCCGAAGCCCTGGACGCGCCGCTCGAGGCCACCCGCGAGGCGCTGTACACGGACCTGCCCGGCAACCGGAAGCTGCTCGGCTGGGACGGCGAAGCGCTCACGCCGCAGGGGCTGCTGGACCGCTACAACCTGGCGCTCGCGCAGGGGCCGCTGCTCAACGCCCGGCGCCTCACCCTGCGCGCGCGGGCGCCGGAGCTGCTGCGCGTGCGCAAGCTGCTGCGCTGGCTGAAGTTCTGCCGGCTGGTGGCGGAGGTGCGGCGCGACGGCGAGGACTGGTCGCTGGAGGTGGAGGGCCCCGGCGCCATGCTGTCCCTCCAGAAGAAGTACGGCCTCCAGCTCGCGAGCTTCCTGTCCGTCGTGCCCCTGCTGGAGCGCTGGGAGCTGTCCGCGGTGCTGGAGGACGCGCGCAAGCAGTCCACGCTCCAGCTGAGCCACGAGGACCCGCTGGTGTCGCCCCTGCCGGCCGCGCTGGGCCACGTGCCCCCGGAGGTCGCCGCGCTGTCGGAGGCCTTCGAGGATGCCGCCTGGGAGCTGGACCTGACGCCCCGGCCCCGCCACACCGGCGCCGCGGGCCTGTGCGTGCCCGACCTCACCTTCCGCCACCGGAAGACGGGCCACGAGGTGGCGCTGGAGCTGTTCCACCCGTGGCACGCGGGCCCCCTGTCGCGGCGCCTGTCGGAGCTGCGCGCGCGCCCGGACGCGGGCCTGCTGCTGGGCGTGGACCGGGCGCTGGCGAAGGAGGCGGCGGAGCGGCAGGTGCTGGAGGAGCACCCGCAGGTGGTGCTCTTCAACGGCTTTCCTTCCGTCCGGAAGCTGCGGGAGCGGCTGGCGCGCTGGGACGACGCGACGCCCTCCTGAAGGGCGCCACGCGCATCCCCGGGCGCGTCAGCCCCGGGGCTTGAACTGCGAGGCCAGCACGCTGAGGATCCGGATGGAGCCCCGGTCCAGTTGCTTCGCGCGGCGAAGCAGGCGGCGCAGCTCCGCGGACTCGCCATAGTCGGACGGAGGCTCCGCGGCCCACTTCACGTCCTGCGACGGCTTGAGGCCCAGCGCCTCGTCCGCGGAGATGGACAGCACCACGCACAACCGCCGGAAGGTCTGGATGCTGGGCAGCATGTGGCCACGCTCCAGCCGCCCATAGACTTCACTCGCGATGCCGATGCGCTCCGCCACGTCCGCCTGGGTCAGGTTCAGGCGGGTGCGGGCGACGCGGGCCGCACCTCCGAGCCGGGATGCGAGGGTCTTTTCCATGGGGTCGTTAACCTACCGGGTTCGCCCATGTCGATATGACTTGAGAGGTTGGCTTCCAAGAACTTCCGGGGTAGGCTTGTCGCGACACAACCTCTTGCGTTACGCCTGTCTTCACCACCTGGTGGCCTTCATGCGCGCGCAATCCCCTCCCGTCCCCAGCTTCCTCTTCGTCGACGCGGATCCACGCGCGCTCGCCGCGCTGCGGCGGCTGGTGAGGGATCTTCCCGGGCTCAAGCGCTTCGCCCTGGGCGCACGCGAAGCGGTGCGGCTCATGCGCGAAGCGGCGCCGTCCGTGGTGGTGAGCGGCTATGGCCTGCCGGACGGTGACGGGCTGTTCCTGCTCGCGTGCGTGCGCGACCGGCTCCCCGGGACCGCGTGCGCGCTGCACACCTCGCAGCCGCCCCTGCGCGCGCTGGAGGGCCAGGGCATCACCTGGATGGACCGCGCCGCCCCGCCGCAGCAGGTGCTGGCGCTGCTCGCGTCCCTGGGCTGAAGCGGCCTCCACCCGCCTTCCCGTGCCGAGCGCGGGCCCGCGCGTTAAGGTAGTGGCCGGCCCACGTCATGAAGCTCTACGCCATCAGCGACCTGCACCTGCGACACACCGAGAACCACCAGGCCCTGGCGGCGCTCGCGCCACGTCCGGACGACTGGCTCATCGTCGGCGGTGACGTGGGCGAAACGCTCGCGGACATGGACCTGATGCTGCGCACGCTCACCGCGCGCTTCCGACAGGTCGTCTGGGTGCCGGGCAACCACGAGCTGTGGTCCATGCCCTCCGAACAGCCGCCCCTGCGCGGCGAGGCGCGCTACCTGCGCATGGTGGACCTGTGCCACCGCTACGGCGCGCTCACGCCGGAGGACCCCTACCCCCGCTGGCCCGGCGACGGCCCGCACCGCGTCGTCGTCCCCATGTTCCTGGGCTACGACTACACCTTCCGTCCGGACACCGTGCCGGTGGAGAAGGCGCTGGAGTGGGCGTGGGAGGACGACCTGATGTGCACGGACGAGGTGCTGCTGCACCCGGAGCCGTACCCCACCCGTCAGGCCTGGTGCCACGCGCGCGTGGAGCGCACGCGCGCCCGGCTGGAGCGGCTGCCGCAGGGGGC
This region of Corallococcus soli genomic DNA includes:
- a CDS encoding outer membrane beta-barrel protein, whose product is MNAFALLAFAALAAAPSPSHKDKEGPLFLAPKVGFIKTTTSLGGDLYLAGEVGYLTPLLQRRLALVLEVNFHRPSTTGTLRGPQLDNLGQAVERPYTLAQREVAIQLSAVFRLPRGLGPLTPYFGAGPGLYLHRATVEVFDSTASESGGGLGFQALAGVELPLGPGGAFVEAHYHFAPVNLLTTGDVNVGGVLAALGYRLRL
- a CDS encoding DNA-binding response regulator — encoded protein: MMRVLVVSPHLASRTLLRRFLDAEPDVEVTATGEPDDAFASIAENTPALVVVDLRRPDEDHPLFLGLLRKRHPSLPVISLVPGRLRIFDGRSERVREAHGDTAEALHHLMGSLLQAVRDLLAQHLLRLLRPPVGRA
- a CDS encoding DEAD/DEAH box helicase family protein, encoding MPAPLIELHYDSGTLVAPTLPEDARLRELFQKDARTGVFRAPARHYRDVVMRLRECGLAYEDRAKRFEPVELPLSVPIEPFPHQRAALDAWTRAGGRGLVELPTGAGKTLLAVLAIAWVKRPTLVVVPTLDLMAQWQGVLAKYFPGPVGMVGGGVNDRQALTVTTYDSAAMQMEFTGNRFGLLICDECHHLPAPSYRFIAEGTLAPYRLGLTATLARADGGERVCEELLGPLVHRTGIEELQGQYLAPYEVRRVEVPLTPDEKTRYDEARGRYLTFVRRLGVPLASPEGWARFLAQSQRSDEGRAAYQGYREQRRIALTSSGKLDALWRILLEHREDRVIVFTDDNETVYTLARRLLLPALTHHTPLPERKALLAAFASAELPVLLTSRVLNEGVDVPEARVGVVLSGSGSVREHVQRLGRILRKRPDKRAILYEVCSAQTAESGISERRRQHRAYQEGPPDAGA
- a CDS encoding DUF790 family protein, whose product is MLTRELLASRVREGILRPSFIKAHDPSLQALAKELLADAEAFRGQARDDVEEAFALKAGAFSRPKVARGLVKLLMDRLLFDEAGEGAQEARWRTLLVGAKVLRTLPPDTTLEAYEARLAEALDAPLEATREALYTDLPGNRKLLGWDGEALTPQGLLDRYNLALAQGPLLNARRLTLRARAPELLRVRKLLRWLKFCRLVAEVRRDGEDWSLEVEGPGAMLSLQKKYGLQLASFLSVVPLLERWELSAVLEDARKQSTLQLSHEDPLVSPLPAALGHVPPEVAALSEAFEDAAWELDLTPRPRHTGAAGLCVPDLTFRHRKTGHEVALELFHPWHAGPLSRRLSELRARPDAGLLLGVDRALAKEAAERQVLEEHPQVVLFNGFPSVRKLRERLARWDDATPS
- a CDS encoding helix-turn-helix transcriptional regulator, whose translation is MEKTLASRLGGAARVARTRLNLTQADVAERIGIASEVYGRLERGHMLPSIQTFRRLCVVLSISADEALGLKPSQDVKWAAEPPSDYGESAELRRLLRRAKQLDRGSIRILSVLASQFKPRG
- a CDS encoding response regulator, with the protein product MRAQSPPVPSFLFVDADPRALAALRRLVRDLPGLKRFALGAREAVRLMREAAPSVVVSGYGLPDGDGLFLLACVRDRLPGTACALHTSQPPLRALEGQGITWMDRAAPPQQVLALLASLG
- a CDS encoding metallophosphoesterase family protein — translated: MKLYAISDLHLRHTENHQALAALAPRPDDWLIVGGDVGETLADMDLMLRTLTARFRQVVWVPGNHELWSMPSEQPPLRGEARYLRMVDLCHRYGALTPEDPYPRWPGDGPHRVVVPMFLGYDYTFRPDTVPVEKALEWAWEDDLMCTDEVLLHPEPYPTRQAWCHARVERTRARLERLPQGASTILINHYPLRYEHVRLPRIPRFSIWCGTRLTEDWHTRYRAEVVVTGHLHMPATLWRDGVRFEEVSLGYPQQWRHRGGLERCLREVLPGPEKSG